In bacterium, the sequence GGAGGATCTTCCCTTTCTCGGCTTTTCCCCGCGCGGAGAGGGGCGCCTCAAGATTGACGAAGGTGAGGTCGCTCTTTTGCAGCTGGCCGATGAGCCCTCCGAAGGCCCTGCAAGGGCTTTTCCGGTTGAGGGCGATGTCGCCTCCTGCAATGAATGAGATGGACATGGGGCGCTCAGTCGGTGAGGCAAAGGCCGTGGTCGGGCTCGAAGGAGAGATAAACCCGCTGCCCGGGGGAGAGCTGTTCGTAGTGGTCGAGCTGTACTTCGATCAGGTGGGTGCCGACGCGGACCTCGCAGATGAGGAAGTTTCCCAGATAGACGGTATCGTCCACTTCGCCCTCGATCACGTTGACGCCGCCCGCAGGAGGAGCCGTGTGCAGCGAGATGTCCTCGGGGCGCAGGTTCAGGATGAGCCGCTGGCCGGCGGGGGCGCCGTTTCCGCCGCCCGCGAGCAGCTGGAGGGGGGGGCGGCCTTCGCCCGCGGGGATTTCGATCCGCAGGGCTTCGCCCTCGTTGCCGCGGCAGACACCCTCCAGCAAGTTCGTGGCGCCGATGAAATTGGCGACGAACGCATTGGCCGGGCGGGCGTACATTTCCTCCGGGTCGCCGATCTGCTGGATCAACCCCTGGTTCATCACCACCACCCGGTCGCTCATCACCAGCGCCTCGGTCTGATCGTGGGTGACGTAGACGGAGGTGATGCCGACTTCATGCTGAAGGCGGGTCAGCTCGATCCGCATCTGCTCGCGGAGCTTGGCGTCGAGGTTGCTCAGGGGTTCGTCGAAGAGGATCACCCTGGGGTTGTAGACGATGGCGCGGGCGAGGGCGACGCGCTGGCGCTGGCCGCCCGAGAGTTTGGTGGCGAAGCGATCGGCCAGTTGCCCCATGCTGACCAGCGAAAGGGCCTTGCCGACTTTTTCTTTCATCTCGGCCCGCCCGATGCCCCGGACGCGCAGGCCGTAGGCGACATTGTCGAAAACGGTCATATGGGGCCAGACGGCATAGCTCTGGAACACCATGCCGATGTTGCGCTTTTCGGGATCGAGATGGATCTCCTTGGACGCGGAGGTGACGATCTGCCCGGCGATGCGGATCTCACCCGCGTCGGGGCGCTCGAGCCCGGCGATGCAGCGCAGGGTGGTCGTCTTGCCGCAGCCGGAGGGGCCGAGCAGGGTGACGAATTCCCCTTGTGCGATATCGAGGTCGATGCCCGCGACGGCGACTTCCTGGCCGAAGTGCTTGACCAGCCCCCTGATTTCGACAAATGCCATCGTGTCCTCCTCCGCCCGGCTTAGGGCCTGACGGCCATGGTGTGTTCCGGGTCGAAGCGCAGGTAGACGCGCTCTCCCTTCCGCAGGTGATCCCGCGGATGGGCCTGAAGTTTCCACTCAAAATCGTCCCACTGGACGCGGCAATCGACATGATTTCCAAGG encodes:
- a CDS encoding ABC transporter ATP-binding protein — encoded protein: MAFVEIRGLVKHFGQEVAVAGIDLDIAQGEFVTLLGPSGCGKTTTLRCIAGLERPDAGEIRIAGQIVTSASKEIHLDPEKRNIGMVFQSYAVWPHMTVFDNVAYGLRVRGIGRAEMKEKVGKALSLVSMGQLADRFATKLSGGQRQRVALARAIVYNPRVILFDEPLSNLDAKLREQMRIELTRLQHEVGITSVYVTHDQTEALVMSDRVVVMNQGLIQQIGDPEEMYARPANAFVANFIGATNLLEGVCRGNEGEALRIEIPAGEGRPPLQLLAGGGNGAPAGQRLILNLRPEDISLHTAPPAGGVNVIEGEVDDTVYLGNFLICEVRVGTHLIEVQLDHYEQLSPGQRVYLSFEPDHGLCLTD